From Lytechinus pictus isolate F3 Inbred chromosome 6, Lp3.0, whole genome shotgun sequence, the proteins below share one genomic window:
- the LOC129263193 gene encoding serine/threonine-protein kinase greatwall-like, producing the protein MTNMLSPSSSNINSELTKTDSQMHQAPTIDEFSIIKPISRGAFGKVYLAYRKGREKEKLFAIKAMKKSEMINKNMAAQVTAERDALALSKSPFIVHLYYSIQTTKYIYLVMEYLIGGDVKSLLHVCGYFDECTALMYTAEVVLALEYLHKHSIIHRDLKPDNMLISNDGHIKLTDFGLSKISMDHKINVSDILGTPSVVKPQRTDSFYRTPGQVLSLTTNLTFDTPGAALEEKPRHLRHTPLSSPLLTAVSRQGLLRPSSYGEHPHQTSHDNDSHRGTDGVSVCLSERIRSTNERSQGSGYLQKVLGSEGQSSGRVGSMAARQPGRARDVVFETPVGRAPVSRPSIHLSFSDERRRSGPEADQQPLQKGYSTASSPTEDVVAIGSGSSARGKKRHLSEVEMSPVLQPPKGCIRMLRSGSHSGLTSEIRGLSLKLFVADEDDESNTDGHGNRLSDTGSLDSSLSLQDMESRRDKSMEEVAPEGSEMVGKVDLQGQINRDSCYGSASRTSTGQDLEDIISNNDASMRSTVQHDRHGSNESGLVGDKSIESITSDWTTDGFDSEHAQLDRGQSSHKEVADIPGHDNVSSGEDPVGRNRSRLSSSFGPENSDSSLSGLDLDASRSSTAGHAEKEGVKVRRSSGKKNVSFDLEVSVDHASEASDLKIPVGLSPSGHDNEHPKGQMMSSQTEDGRSHSMLSHQSNCSVKSCDQQERSALSDLTNFSPDEPARLSIKPRNASTPGPQGTSHTPLRIAFRTPGKLAYVTPARIRYKTPGRVDLITPGPTPLRSPKSCKRRPLQAASGQPQEERILGTPDYLAPELLLQQPHGVGVDWWALGVCLYEFLIGIPPFCDNSPDLVFQNILSRDLSWPEGDEAISVIAQDLIEKLLTLAPEQRPTAIDVKQHEFLNELDWDHVRELEPPFVPAPDDETDTTYFDARNKACNLDLSCGSFAS; encoded by the exons ATGCATCAGGCTCCAACCATTGATGAGTTCTCCATCATTAAACCAATCAGCAGAGGGGCTTTTGG AAAGGTGTATCTGGCCTACCGcaaagggagagagaaggagaaacTCTTTGCTATCAAAGCTATGAAGAAATCCGAGATGATCAACAAGAACATGGCCGCCCAGGTGACGGCAGAGAGGGATGCACTAGCCCTCTCCAAAAGTCCTTTCATCGTTCATCTCTACTACTCCATACAGACAACAAAGTATATTTATTTG GTTATGGAATACTTAATTGGTGGGGATGTGAAATCACTCCTTCATGTCTGTGGCTACTTTGATGAATGCACTGCCTTGATGTACACAGCCGAAGTGGTCCTTGCGCTGGAATACCTCCATAAACACAGTATTATTCACAG GGATTTGAAACCTGATAACATGCTGATCTCAAACGATGGCCATATTAAACTCACCGACTTTGGCTTATCCAAGATATCGATGGATCACA AAATCAACGTATCAGATATCCTTGGAACCCCCTCGGTGGTCAAACCTCAGAGAACAGATTCCTTCTATCGGACACCAGGACAAGTTCTCTCTCTAACGACCAACCTAACATTC GACACTCCAGGAGCAGCGCTTGAGGAGAAGCCCCGTCATCTAAGACACACTCCACTGTCCTCACCTCTCCTTACAGCCGTCAGCAGACAAGGCCTGCTCCGCCCCAGTAGTTATGGTGAGCATCCTCACCAAACCTCCCACGATAATGATTCGCATCGTGGAACCGACGGTGTAAGTGTATGTCTCTCAGAGAGGATAAGATCTACAAATGAAAGGTCTCAGGGTTCAGGATATCTCCAGAAAGTTCTAGGATCTGAAGGTCAGAGTTCAGGTCGAGTTGGGAGTATGGCTGCGAGACAGCCAGGACGAGCCAGAGACGTTGTGTTTGAGACTCCAGTAGGGCGGGCACCTGTGAGTCGACCCTCGATTCATTTAAGCTTCAGCGATGAACGGAGACGGTCAGGTCCTGAGGCTGATCAACAACCATTGCAGAAGGGGTACTCCACAGCTTCCTCACCAACTGAAGATGTTGTAGCGATAGGATCAGGAAGCAGTGCTCGGGGCAAGAAGAGACATCTCTCTGAGGTTGAGATGAGCCCAGTGTTACAGCCACCCAAAGGCTGCATCAGGATGCTGAGATCTGGCTCTCACAGCGGTTTGACGTCAGAGATCCGGGGGCTGAGTCTTAAACTGTTTGTGGCAGATGAAGATGACGAGTCAAACACAGATGGTCATGGGAACAGGCTCAGTGATACAGGAAGCCTCGACAGTAGCCTTAGTCTTCAGGATATGGAGTCAAGACGAGACAAAAGCATGGAAGAAGTAGCCCCAGAAGGTTCAGAGATGGTTGGCAAAGTAGACTTGCAAGGACAAATCAACCGGGACAGTTGCTACGGAAGTGCATCAAGAACGTCCACTGGCCAAGACTTGGAGGATATTATCAGCAACAATGATGCCTCAATGAGAAGTACAGTTCAACATGATAGACATGGCTCTAATGAATCTGGTCTAGTTGGTGACAAGAGTATCGAATCTATTACTTCAGATTGGACGACGGATGGCTTTGACTCAGAACATGCACAGCTTGATCGGGGACAGTCCAGTCACAAAGAAGTAGCAGACATTCCTGGACATGACAATGTCAGTTCAGGAGAAGATCCTGTTGGTCGCAACAGATCAAGACTTAGTTCCTCATTTGGTCCAGAAAACAGTGACAGCAGTCTCTCAGGACTTGATCTGGATGCATCAAGGTCATCGACTGCTGGCCATGCAGAGAAAGAAGGTGTCAAAGTTCGGAGGTCATCTGGAAAGAAGAACGTCAGCTTTGACCTGGAAGTCAGTGTAGATCACGCGTCTGAAGCATCGGATTTGAAAATACCAGTTGGCTTGTCGCCGTCTGGCCATGATAATGAACACCCGAAGGGTCAGATGATGTCAAGTCAGACGGAGGATGGGAGGAGTCACAGTATGTTGTCCCACCAATCAAATTGCAGTGTGAAGTCATGTGATCAGCAGGAGAGGAGTGCTTTGTCTGACCTTACAAACTTTTCACCGGATGAACCCGCGAGGCTGAGCATCAAACCA AGGAATGCTTCAACCCCTGGCCCCCAGGGAACGAGTCACACCCCTCTACGGATAGCATTCCGGACCCCAGGAAAACTAGCCTACGTCACACCTGCCAGAATACGCTACAAGACACCAG GTCGAGTTGACCTCATAACCCCTGGACCCACCCCTCTCCGGTCGCCGAAGAGTTGCAAACGGCGCCCTCTCCAGGCTGCGAGTGGACAGCCACAAGAAGAGAGGATCCTGGGTACGCCGGATTACTTGGCCCCGGAGCTGCTCTTGCAACAGCCACATG GTGTTGGCGTGGACTGGTGGGCGCTTGGTGTGTGTCTTTATGAGTTCTTGATTGGCATCCCTCCGTTCTGTGACAACTCACCAGACCTCGTCTTCCAAAATATCCTTAGTCGAG ACCTTTCCTGGCCCGAAGGAGATGAAGCAATATCAGTTATAGCCCAGGATCTTATTGAGAAGCTTCTTACATTGGCACCAGAACAGAGACCAACAGCTATAG